In the genome of Porphyrobacter sp. ULC335, one region contains:
- a CDS encoding TonB-dependent receptor plug domain-containing protein: MLRTQLFVGSAIAALATTFAAPAFAAETDPQALAASVQSGGAIAETEESEDDKVQSAKEIVVQGGIGFRNRSDAAEPVLVYDEEYFQRFEPLTAGDALKRVPGVTFLSDVIESDGARLRGLDPGYTQILINGERVPGGQSDRSFFLDRIPAELIERVEIVRSSSARRTGDAVAGSLNIVLRDGFSLDGGYVRAGGLFFDDGEAKPSGGFYYGGALAGGRFLIGANVQGRYNPKEKSSLRYGDSPENNPNFATDDFDNREDQTDVRDGTDYAFNASWGIESESTEFEILGNFVRTERTETERSFEYNSPTAINGPVRATPAGNLLTDNANVNDITTESWSVIAKLDHEWSLGETQVRVGYASFDDLQDEFEYEVDFDRSAPRFTGDLTLLDIKDTEIFVNLEHEFELTENLEFAIGGFMQNKDRDTLLQTVRSRFNLPTSARQGYDQFTRNPGEFVPNPFPPLAGGLSVIQEDRRDLYALIEGEFDNLTFEAGIRWENTTANIEGIENEYDEFLPSASLKYEIGDGRITLSGARTLRRPRFDFIFSGLLEAELGDNDFLGNPLLAPETAWGGDLGYEHKIGKSGVIGVNVFYRDVSNLTEIATVLDAQGRPVEGSEGQGTFVFTPRNTGNGEVYGIEFDASFSLSFLGLPNTGVFGNLALLDSTISDEFGKRQFNDQSEYVYNFGAIQNIPEYGAAFGATYRKQGEAFGRVVGEEIFTRYGADLEIFIEKRFGDSFTIRAVGSNLLDSTKDEDFNKFNTVEEQFDRDFDEYELESERAGPVFQIVARYAF; the protein is encoded by the coding sequence ATGCTCCGCACCCAGCTGTTTGTCGGCAGTGCCATTGCCGCGCTTGCCACCACCTTTGCTGCGCCGGCCTTTGCCGCCGAAACCGATCCGCAGGCGCTGGCAGCCAGCGTCCAGTCTGGCGGCGCGATTGCCGAGACCGAAGAGAGCGAGGACGACAAGGTCCAGTCGGCCAAGGAGATCGTGGTGCAGGGCGGCATCGGCTTCCGCAACCGTTCGGACGCGGCCGAGCCGGTGCTGGTCTATGACGAGGAATACTTCCAGCGCTTCGAACCGCTGACCGCAGGCGATGCGCTGAAGCGCGTGCCGGGCGTGACCTTCCTGTCCGATGTGATCGAAAGCGACGGCGCCCGTCTGCGCGGTCTTGATCCGGGCTACACCCAGATCCTCATCAATGGTGAACGCGTGCCGGGTGGCCAGTCGGACCGTTCGTTCTTCCTCGACCGGATCCCCGCCGAACTTATCGAGCGCGTGGAAATCGTGCGATCGTCCTCGGCGCGGCGCACGGGCGATGCAGTGGCGGGAAGCCTCAACATCGTGCTGCGCGACGGCTTTTCGCTCGACGGCGGCTATGTGCGCGCAGGCGGGTTGTTCTTCGATGATGGCGAGGCCAAGCCTTCGGGCGGCTTCTATTATGGCGGTGCTCTCGCCGGTGGACGCTTCCTGATCGGGGCGAACGTGCAGGGCCGTTACAACCCCAAGGAAAAGTCGAGCCTGCGTTACGGCGACTCCCCCGAAAACAACCCGAACTTCGCGACCGACGACTTTGACAACCGCGAAGACCAGACCGACGTGCGCGACGGCACCGATTACGCTTTCAACGCAAGCTGGGGGATCGAGAGCGAGAGCACCGAGTTCGAAATCCTCGGCAACTTCGTGCGCACCGAGCGCACCGAGACGGAACGCTCGTTCGAGTATAACAGCCCGACCGCCATCAACGGCCCCGTGCGCGCCACACCGGCAGGCAACCTGCTGACCGACAATGCCAACGTGAACGACATCACCACGGAGAGCTGGTCGGTAATCGCGAAGCTCGATCACGAATGGAGCCTCGGGGAAACGCAGGTGCGGGTCGGCTATGCCAGCTTCGACGATCTTCAGGACGAGTTCGAATACGAAGTCGATTTCGACCGCAGCGCCCCGCGCTTCACCGGCGATCTGACCCTACTCGACATCAAGGACACCGAAATCTTCGTCAATCTCGAACACGAGTTCGAACTGACCGAGAATCTCGAATTCGCCATCGGCGGCTTCATGCAGAACAAGGACCGTGACACGCTGCTGCAGACCGTGCGCAGCCGGTTCAACCTGCCCACGTCCGCGCGTCAGGGTTATGACCAGTTCACCCGCAACCCGGGCGAATTCGTCCCCAATCCCTTCCCGCCGCTGGCAGGTGGCCTGAGCGTCATTCAGGAAGACCGCCGCGATCTTTACGCGCTGATCGAAGGGGAGTTCGACAATCTCACCTTCGAAGCCGGGATCCGCTGGGAAAACACCACGGCCAATATCGAAGGCATCGAAAACGAATATGACGAATTCCTGCCCTCGGCCTCGCTCAAGTACGAGATTGGCGACGGGCGGATCACGCTGTCGGGTGCGCGCACGCTGCGCCGTCCGCGGTTCGATTTCATCTTCTCCGGTCTGCTCGAAGCGGAACTGGGTGACAATGACTTCCTCGGTAACCCGCTGCTTGCGCCGGAAACCGCGTGGGGCGGCGATCTGGGTTACGAGCACAAGATCGGCAAAAGCGGGGTGATCGGCGTCAACGTGTTCTACCGCGACGTCAGCAACCTCACCGAAATCGCCACCGTGCTGGACGCACAGGGGCGCCCAGTCGAAGGGTCCGAAGGGCAGGGCACCTTCGTCTTCACGCCGCGCAACACCGGCAATGGCGAGGTTTACGGGATCGAATTCGACGCCTCGTTCAGCCTGTCGTTCCTCGGCCTGCCTAACACAGGCGTATTCGGGAACCTTGCGCTGCTCGACAGCACCATCTCAGACGAATTCGGCAAACGACAGTTCAATGACCAATCCGAATATGTCTATAACTTCGGCGCGATCCAGAACATTCCCGAATATGGCGCGGCCTTCGGCGCGACCTATCGCAAGCAGGGCGAAGCCTTTGGTCGCGTGGTGGGAGAGGAAATCTTCACCCGCTACGGCGCGGATCTGGAGATATTCATCGAAAAGCGCTTCGGTGACAGCTTCACCATCCGCGCGGTGGGTTCGAACCTTCTCGACAGCACGAAGGATGAGGACTTCAACAAGTTCAACACCGTCGAAGAGCAGTTTGACCGCGACTTCGACGAGTATGAACTCGAAAGCGAGCGCGCCGGGCCGGTGTTCCAGATTGTTGCGAGGTATGCGTTCTGA
- a CDS encoding phytase, protein MIRPFYGLALATLVVAGGCATVPPITGDPAVTVTARAETPPVGTAREDAADDPAIWRNPANPAESLVVGTDKKGGLYVYDLKGAQKSFLPAPGLNNVDLIDIAGNRVLVVASDRSDLAQAQLFLAVLDTATGKLAPAGKIAVGPGEGYGICMVKSAAKGEVIAFSAPKGGTIYRTTITEAGGAFTGTTTTLAQVPTQTEGCIADPRTGTLYIGEEDAGIWAIDMTTGAKCMVAAIDNKMLVADVEGLAIAPEGENGGYLVASSQGDNAYAVFRLPDVTPVGRFRIAAGSFGSVEETDGIELDSRDFGPEFPKGLFIAQDGVNAPSAQNFKYVRWDEVLAALTADR, encoded by the coding sequence ATGATCCGGCCATTTTACGGTCTTGCGCTGGCAACGCTCGTGGTCGCGGGGGGCTGTGCAACAGTCCCCCCCATCACAGGTGATCCGGCGGTCACGGTTACGGCGCGGGCGGAAACCCCGCCGGTCGGCACGGCACGTGAGGATGCCGCCGATGATCCCGCGATCTGGCGCAATCCGGCCAACCCCGCCGAAAGTCTTGTCGTCGGCACGGACAAGAAGGGCGGGCTCTACGTCTATGACCTGAAGGGCGCGCAGAAGAGCTTTCTGCCTGCGCCGGGGCTCAACAATGTCGATCTGATCGACATCGCCGGTAATCGGGTGCTGGTGGTCGCCAGCGACCGCAGCGATCTGGCGCAGGCGCAACTGTTCCTCGCGGTGCTTGATACGGCAACCGGCAAGCTCGCGCCCGCAGGCAAGATCGCAGTCGGGCCGGGCGAAGGCTATGGCATCTGCATGGTCAAATCCGCCGCCAAGGGAGAGGTGATCGCCTTCAGCGCGCCCAAGGGCGGGACGATTTACCGCACCACCATCACCGAAGCGGGCGGAGCCTTCACGGGCACCACCACCACGCTGGCGCAAGTACCAACCCAGACCGAAGGTTGCATCGCCGACCCGCGCACCGGCACGCTCTATATCGGCGAGGAAGACGCAGGCATCTGGGCGATCGACATGACCACCGGCGCCAAGTGCATGGTCGCCGCCATCGACAACAAGATGCTGGTCGCGGACGTCGAAGGCCTCGCCATTGCGCCAGAAGGCGAGAATGGCGGTTATCTCGTCGCCTCGTCGCAGGGCGACAACGCCTATGCCGTGTTCCGCCTGCCGGATGTAACCCCGGTCGGTCGCTTCCGTATCGCGGCGGGCTCTTTCGGCAGTGTCGAGGAAACCGACGGAATCGAACTCGACAGCCGCGATTTCGGCCCGGAGTTCCCCAAAGGCCTGTTCATCGCGCAGGACGGGGTCAACGCGCCCAGCGCGCAGAACTTCAAATATGTCCGATGGGATGAAGTGCTTGCGGCGCTGACGGCGGATCGGTAG
- a CDS encoding alkaline phosphatase PhoX — protein sequence MTQTPAFAADRRRFLGATATAFAALAASGCMTRGAPAASTARAPATGGSFAGYGALVPDPAGLLDLPEGFSYRVISRLGDAMDDGGTVPDRADGMGCFDLGNGEIALVRNHELQPRHDAGGPIAKGFGKRNGVFVPGGTTTIVLDAATLSVKRQFRSLGGTIRNCSGGVTPWGSWLTCEEAPTGPGQLYGEGLEQDHGWVFEVPASARGLVDPVPLKAMGRFNHEAAAVDPATGIVYLTEDRDDGVIYRFLPKTPGKLAEGGRLQAMVVEGLADTRNWNAPAMPVGKAYRVSWVDLDEVEAPKDDLRQRAVAKGAALVARGEGLHMGVNRGKSEVFACCTSGGAKQLGQILKLTPGLAGAPDMVELFFESESKDQFDYGDNLTVTPNGHLIVCEDQYTAVVDNHIRGITPDGQAYTLARLTAQTELAGGCFSPDGKVLFVNAYGPTVTMAITGPWAA from the coding sequence ATGACCCAGACCCCAGCTTTCGCCGCCGACCGCCGCCGTTTCCTTGGCGCTACCGCCACCGCTTTTGCCGCGCTGGCCGCCAGCGGATGCATGACGCGCGGCGCACCCGCAGCCTCGACGGCGCGGGCGCCTGCCACGGGCGGCAGCTTTGCCGGCTATGGCGCACTGGTACCCGACCCGGCGGGTTTGCTCGATCTGCCCGAGGGCTTTTCCTACCGCGTGATTTCGCGGCTGGGCGACGCCATGGATGATGGCGGCACCGTGCCTGATCGTGCTGACGGGATGGGCTGCTTCGACCTCGGCAATGGCGAGATCGCTCTGGTGCGCAACCACGAATTGCAGCCGCGCCACGATGCGGGCGGGCCGATTGCCAAGGGTTTTGGCAAGCGCAACGGCGTGTTTGTTCCGGGCGGCACCACCACCATCGTGCTCGACGCCGCGACTCTCAGCGTGAAGCGCCAGTTCCGCAGCCTTGGCGGGACGATCCGGAACTGTTCGGGCGGGGTGACGCCGTGGGGCAGCTGGCTGACCTGCGAGGAAGCGCCGACTGGCCCCGGCCAGCTTTACGGCGAAGGGCTGGAACAGGACCACGGCTGGGTGTTCGAAGTCCCCGCCAGCGCGCGCGGACTCGTCGATCCGGTGCCCCTGAAGGCGATGGGCCGCTTCAATCACGAGGCCGCTGCCGTCGATCCGGCGACCGGTATCGTCTACCTGACCGAAGACCGCGACGACGGGGTGATCTACCGGTTCCTCCCCAAGACTCCCGGAAAGCTGGCCGAGGGTGGGCGGTTGCAGGCGATGGTGGTCGAAGGCCTGGCCGATACCCGCAACTGGAACGCGCCTGCGATGCCGGTGGGCAAGGCGTATCGCGTCAGCTGGGTCGATCTCGATGAGGTCGAGGCCCCCAAGGATGACCTGCGCCAGCGCGCTGTTGCCAAGGGCGCGGCGCTGGTCGCGCGCGGCGAGGGGCTGCACATGGGCGTGAACCGTGGCAAGAGCGAAGTCTTTGCCTGCTGCACCAGCGGCGGTGCGAAGCAGCTCGGCCAGATCCTCAAACTGACGCCGGGGCTGGCGGGCGCGCCCGATATGGTCGAGCTGTTCTTCGAAAGCGAAAGCAAGGACCAATTCGACTACGGCGACAACCTCACCGTTACTCCTAATGGCCACCTCATCGTGTGCGAGGACCAGTATACCGCCGTGGTCGATAACCACATCCGCGGCATCACCCCCGATGGGCAGGCTTACACCCTCGCGCGGCTCACGGCGCAGACGGAGCTTGCCGGCGGGTGCTTCTCGCCTGATGGCAAGGTGCTGTTCGTCAACGCCTATGGCCCCACGGTGACGATGGCGATCACGGGGCCGTGGGCGGCCTGA